The Musa acuminata AAA Group cultivar baxijiao chromosome BXJ1-3, Cavendish_Baxijiao_AAA, whole genome shotgun sequence genome window below encodes:
- the LOC135618907 gene encoding protein transport protein SEC31 homolog B-like: protein MACIKSAARSALVAFAPDAPYLAAGTMAGAVDLSFSSSATLEIFKLDFQSDAHELPVAGACPSAERFNRLSWGKPPGSASEEYALGLVAGGLGDGSIGVWNPHKLISSEDQSGAFVAKLENHVGPVRGLEFSSLSSNLLASGADEGELCIWDLAKPSEPSHFPSLRSVGSGAQTEVSFVSWNPKFQHILASTSVNGMTVVWDLRQQKPITSFADVNRRRCSVLQWNPDVSTQLIIASDDDSSPALRVWDVRKTISPLREFVGHTKGVIAMSWCPYDSSLLLTCAKDNRTICWDTTSGEIISELPASTNWNFDIHWYPKIPGVISASSFDVKVGIYNIEACSRYAAVEGEFGVPVRLRAPKWLKCPTGVSFGFGGKLISFKTSQTSPGVPPSASEVYVYNLVTEHSLVSRSTEFEAAIQNGEKASLRALCEKKLHDSILEDDKETWNFLKIMFEEEGTARTKLLSHLGFSIPDESTDITYDDLGKQLENTLGRDNNLLVEGEAIDNGEEFFNNPQIVEDSLANEDSSVPNGKEVQGEPEEPMGTHGASFDDTIQRALVVGDYKGAVLQCITANRMADALVIAHAGGPSLWESTRDQYLRNSLTPYLKVVSAMVNNDLMNLINTRPLNSWKETLALLCTFAQKEEWTVLCDNLASRLVTVGNMLAATLCYICAGNIDRTVEIWSHSLKPDCEGRTYVDLLQDLMEKTIVLTLATGHKRFSASLSKLVENYAELLANQGLLTTAMEYLKLLGSEESSHELAILRDRISLSAEEREAPKNLCYESTTSQANSGYGADHTGFGTIDQSQNYYQDKSLPQPHHSVAGNPHAEGYHQSPGSAYGGYQPVLQKPQFHDFSNPMPFQPAQPGQMFIPSQTSHIPEQNFNPPAAAAQPTIKPFVPTTPAALRNVEHYQQPSLGSQLYPGVANSVYQPGPPIPASHGVGASQPAAGTGHRFSQPAGPVSAPRGFMPVPNSNFTQMPGMSPAQPSSPTKPPQPQSVTVPSAPPPTVQTVDTSNVPAELKPVIATLTRLYDETSAALGGPHANPSKKREIEDNSRRIGSLFGKLNGGDISPDAAAKLVQLCQALDAGDFAGALHIQVELTTRYWDECNFWLAPLKRMIKTRQSIRF, encoded by the exons ATGGCTTGCATCAAGAGCGCCGCGCGATCGGCGCTCGTCGCCTTCGCGCCCGATGCGCCGTACCTCGCCGCAGGAACCATGGCCGGTGCGGTCGACCTCTCCTTCAGCTCCAGCGCCACCCTCGAGATCTTCAAGCTCGATTTCCAGTCAGACGCGCACGAGCTCCCCGTCGCCGGCGCCTGCCCCAGCGCCGAGCGCTTCAATCGCCTCTCCTGGGGGAAGCCGCCGGGATCCGCCTCCGAGGAATACGCCCTGGGTCTCGTCGCCGGCGGCCTTGGCGATGGCAGCATTGGTGTCTGGAATCCCCACAAGTTGATCAG TTCGGAGGATCAAAGTGGTGCTTTTGTAGCGAAGCTTGAGAATCACGTGGGGCCG GTCCGTGGTTTGGAGTTCAGCTCACTCTCATCAAATCTACTTGCTTCTGGGGCTGACGAAGGGGAGCTTTGCATCTGGGATCTAGCAAAGCCTTCTGAACCAAGTCATTTCCCATCTCTTAGG aGTGTTGGCTCTGGAGCTCAGACTGAAGTTTCCTTTGTTTCATGGAACCCCAAGTTTCAGCATATATTAGCATCCACATCTGTTAATGGAATGACAG TTGTTTGGGATCTGAGGCAACAGAAACCTATTACAAG TTTTGCAGATGTAAATAGAAGGAGGTGCTCTGTCTTGCAATGGAACCCTGATGTTTCTACACAGTTGATCATTGCTTCAGATGATGATAGTTCACCTGCTCTCAGA GTTTGGGATGTGAGGAAAACAATATCTCCATTACGAGAGTTCGTGGGGCACACGAAAG GTGTAATTGCTATGTCATGGTGTCCTTACGACAGTTCACTTTTGCTTACCTGTGCCAAAGATAATAGAACAATTTGCTGGGATACAACTTCTGGGGAG ATAATAAGTGAATTGCCAGCCAGCACCAACTGGAACTTTGACATTCATTGGTATCCTAAAATCCCAGGAGTCATATCAGCATCTTCCTTTGATGTCAAAGTAGGAATATACAATATAGAG GCTTGCAGTAGGTATGCAGCTGTAGAGGGTGAATTTGGCGTTCCTG TACGTTTGAGAGCTCCAAAGTGGTTAAAATGTCCAACTGGTGTATCATTTGGTTTTGGAGGGAAGCTTATATCATTTAAGACTAGCCAAACGTCGCCAGGTGTTCCACCATCTGCTTCAGAG GTATATGTGTATAACTTAGTTACTGAGCATAGTTTGGTGAGCCGCTCCACTGAATTTGAAGCTGCAATACAAAATGGGGAAAAAGCCTCGCTTCGTGCTTTGTGTGAGAAGAAGTTGCATGATTCTAT ATTGGAAGATGATAAAGAAACATGGAACTTCTTGAAAATTATGTTCGAGGAAGAGGGAACAGCCAGGACTAAGTTGCTTAGTCATCTCGGTTTCAGTATACCAGATGAGAGTACTGATATTACCTATGATGATCTTGGGAAACAATTAGAGAATACTCTCGGTCGTGATAACAATTTATTGGTTGAAGGTGAAGCCATTGACAATGGAGAGGAGTTCTTTAACAATCCTCAGATTGTTGAGGATAGTTTGGCCAATGAAGACAGTAGTGTTCCTAATGGGAAAGAGGTTCAGGGAGAACCAGAAGAACCTATGGGGACTCACGGTGCTTCATTTGATGATACCATTCAACGTGCTTTGGTTGTTGGAGACTATAAGGGAGCAGTGTTACAATGCATTACTGCAAACAGAATGGCTGATGCATTAGTAATTGCACATGCAGGTGGTCCCTCACTATGGGAAAGTACACGCGATCAATATCTTCGGAATAGTCTCACACCCTATCTAAAG GTTGTATCTGCGATGGTGAATAATGATCTCATGAACCTGATTAATACCAGACCTCTGAATTCATGGAAGGAGACACTTGCTCTTCTTTGCACT TTTGCACAGAAAGAGGAATGGACTGTTCTGTGTGACAATCTAGCTTCAAGACTTGTGACTGTGGGGAACATGCTTGCTGCAACTCTCTGCTATATCTGTGCTGGAAATATTGACAGAACCGTGGAGATTTGGTCACATAGCCTAAAGCCTGATTGTGAAGGAAGGACTTATGTAGATCTTCTTCAG GATTTAATGGAAAAGACTATAGTCCTCACCCTTGCAACCGGGCATAAACGGTTTAGTGCTTCTTTGTCTAAACTTGTGGAGAACTATGCTGAATTACTGGCTAACCAGGGTCTTCTCACTACTGCAATGGAGTATTTAAAACTATTGGGATCAGAAGAATCCTCACATGAGCTTGCTATATTGAGAGATCGAATTTCTCTCTCTGCTGAAG AAAGGGAAGCACCCAAAAATCTGTGTTATGAAAGTACTACATCACAAGCTAACTCTGGGTATGGTGCAGATCATACTGGTTTTGGCACTATAGACCAGTCACAGAATTATTATCAG GATAAGAGCCTACCCCAACCACATCACAGTGTTGCTGGTAATCCACATGCTGAAGGCTATCACCAATCTCCTGGTTCTGCTTATGGAGGATACCAACCTGTGCTACAGAAACCACAGTTCCATGATTTTAGTAATCCCATGCCATTTCAACCAGCACAGCCAGGTCAAATGTTTATCCCATCACAGACAAGCCATATTCCAGAG CAAAATTTCAATCCACCTGCTGCTGCGGCGCAGCCAACAATAAAACCATTTGTTCCTACAACTCCTGCAGCCCTTAGAAATGTGGAACACTATCAGCAACCCAGCTTGGGTTCTCAGCTATATCCG GGAGTCGCCAATTCTGTCTATCAACCTGGACCTCCAATTCCTGCTTCACATGGTGTTGGTGCATCTCAACCAGCAGCTGGCACTGGACACAGATTTTCACAACCTGCTGGACCTGTTTCTGCACCAAGGGGTTTCATGCCGGTTCCCAATTCAAATTTTACTCAGATGCCTGGTATGAGTCCTGCACAACCTTCAAGCCCGACAAAACCACCTCAACCACAGTCTGTGACTGTTCCATCAGCCCCTCCACCCACCGTACAAACAGTTGACACGTCAAATGTGCCTG CTGAGTTGAAGCCTGTTATTGCCACTTTGACGAGACTTTATGATGAGACTTCAGCAGCTCTTGGAGGACCTCATGCAAATCCATCTAAAAAACGGGAAATTGAGGATAACTCCAGGAGAATTGGATCTTTGTTTGGAAAACTTAATGGCGGGGACATATCACCTGATGCTGCTGCTAAGCTTGTTCAGCTTTGCCAGGCTTTGGATGCTGGGGATTTTGCTGGTGCATTACATATCCAG GTGGAGTTGACAACAAGGTACTGGGATGAGTGCAACTTCTGGCTTGCTCCATTAAAGCGAATGATCAAGACGAGGCAGAGCATTAGATTCTAA